A genomic window from Pseudomonas argentinensis includes:
- a CDS encoding GspH/FimT family pseudopilin — MNRDQQKAVGLVDLLVTLTVLSIVVSLAIPELRSIIQKNQDEALRNLLLSHLSQTRMHAVTNNRPYILCGSSDGIICDGDWSSNWLVLKSADDAPLHWHQLNTRKNLCWSRQDKSITYHPNGTSPTSNGRFALCDGGIASWHLVLNRQGRVRQARPSEGNACCIAESS; from the coding sequence ATGAATAGAGATCAACAGAAAGCTGTAGGGTTAGTGGATCTGCTGGTCACTCTGACAGTACTCAGCATTGTAGTGAGCCTAGCAATTCCGGAATTACGCAGCATCATTCAAAAAAATCAAGACGAAGCACTGCGTAATTTGCTTCTTTCGCATCTATCTCAAACCAGGATGCATGCCGTCACTAATAATCGCCCCTACATACTATGCGGTTCCTCGGACGGGATTATTTGCGATGGTGATTGGAGCAGCAATTGGCTGGTACTGAAGAGTGCAGACGATGCGCCGCTACACTGGCACCAGCTGAACACAAGAAAAAACCTCTGTTGGAGCAGGCAGGATAAATCTATTACCTATCATCCGAATGGCACCAGTCCGACCAGTAACGGGCGCTTCGCATTGTGTGATGGGGGGATAGCGAGCTGGCACCTAGTCCTAAATCGTCAGGGCCGTGTTCGCCAGGCCAGGCCTAGCGAAGGCAATGCCTGCTGCATAGCCGAGTCGTCCTGA
- the thiO gene encoding glycine oxidase ThiO — MGWVVRTDVIVIGGGIIGLLSAYLLAGAGKRVTLVDRGPVGGEASWAGGGIVSPLYPWRYSQAVTALAHWSQDYYPGFGERLLATTGIDPEVHVTGLYWLDLDDQAEALAWAQRARRPLHEVPVESAYAQVPVLGEGFERAIYMPGVANVRNPRLVKALRAALQNLPNVTLLEHSPVLQFVRDDERIIGVRTAEGEMLAEQVVVAAGAWSGEVLQSLGLALPVEPVKGQMILFKCAEDFLPSMVLAGGRYAIPRRDGHILVGSTLEHAGFDKTPTDEALASLRASAETLLPALRDAEVVGHWAGLRPGSPEGIPFIGEVPKHPGLWLNCGHYRNGLVLAPASCQLLADLMLGREPIIDPAPYSPAGRLQ, encoded by the coding sequence ATGGGGTGGGTTGTGCGTACGGATGTAATCGTTATCGGCGGTGGGATCATCGGGTTGTTATCGGCGTATCTGCTGGCGGGCGCGGGCAAGCGGGTCACGCTGGTGGATCGCGGGCCGGTCGGGGGAGAGGCGTCCTGGGCGGGGGGCGGAATTGTTTCGCCGCTTTACCCGTGGCGCTATAGCCAGGCGGTAACGGCCCTGGCGCACTGGTCGCAGGATTACTATCCGGGCTTTGGCGAGCGCCTGCTGGCGACCACTGGCATTGATCCCGAAGTGCATGTCACAGGGCTGTACTGGCTGGATCTGGACGACCAGGCCGAAGCGCTGGCCTGGGCGCAACGAGCGAGGCGGCCGCTGCATGAGGTGCCTGTCGAGTCCGCCTATGCCCAGGTCCCTGTACTGGGTGAAGGATTCGAGCGCGCCATTTATATGCCCGGCGTGGCCAATGTGCGTAACCCGCGGCTGGTCAAGGCGCTGCGAGCCGCCCTGCAGAATTTGCCGAACGTTACGCTGCTTGAACACAGCCCGGTGTTGCAGTTTGTCCGTGATGACGAGCGCATAATCGGGGTTCGTACCGCTGAGGGCGAGATGCTGGCCGAGCAGGTGGTTGTCGCTGCTGGAGCCTGGAGCGGGGAGGTTCTGCAGAGCCTCGGGCTGGCGCTGCCCGTGGAGCCGGTCAAGGGGCAGATGATCCTGTTCAAGTGCGCCGAAGACTTCCTGCCGAGCATGGTACTGGCTGGCGGGCGTTATGCGATTCCGCGGCGCGACGGGCACATCCTGGTGGGCAGTACGCTGGAGCATGCCGGCTTCGACAAGACACCAACCGATGAGGCGTTGGCCAGCCTGCGGGCTTCTGCCGAGACGCTGCTACCGGCGTTGCGCGATGCCGAGGTGGTGGGCCACTGGGCCGGACTGCGCCCCGGCTCCCCCGAGGGCATTCCGTTTATTGGTGAGGTGCCGAAGCATCCGGGCTTGTGGCTGAATTGCGGGCATTACCGCAATGGGCTGGTGCTGGCGCCGGCATCCTGCCAGTTGCTGGCGGATCTGATGTTGGGACGCGAGCCGATCATCGACCCGGCACCGTACTCACCGGCGGGGCGCTTGCAGTAA
- a CDS encoding sigma-54-dependent transcriptional regulator, with amino-acid sequence MNRQRALIVDDEPDIRELLEITLGRMKLDTRSARNVKEAREWLAKEPFDLCLTDMRLPDGSGLDIVQHIQQRHPQTPVAMITAFGSVDTAINALKAGAFDFLTKPVDLGRLRELVNTALRLHAAEEGEAPGSSRLLGESPPMRALRGQIQKLARSQAPVYISGESGSGKELVARLIHEQGPRRERAFVPVNCGAIPSELMESEFFGHKKGSFTGAVEDKQGLFQAANGGSLFLDEVADLPLTMQVKLLRAIQEKAIRAVGGQQEVVVDTRILCATHKDLAAEVAAGRFRQDLYYRLNVIELRVPPLRERREDIPLLADVMLKRLNEGIGLPPVKLDGPALEKLKSYRFPGNVRELENMLERAYTLCEGDVICANDLRLADAAPAGENGDASLAQIDNIEDYLEDVERKLIMQALEETRWNRTAAAQRLGLSFRSMRYRLKKLGID; translated from the coding sequence ATGAATCGCCAGAGAGCCCTGATTGTCGACGACGAACCCGATATCCGCGAACTGCTGGAGATCACCCTCGGGCGCATGAAACTCGACACCCGCAGCGCCCGCAACGTCAAGGAAGCACGCGAGTGGCTGGCCAAGGAGCCGTTCGACCTGTGCCTGACCGACATGCGCCTGCCCGACGGCAGCGGCCTGGACATCGTGCAGCATATCCAGCAGCGCCATCCGCAAACGCCGGTGGCGATGATCACCGCGTTCGGCAGCGTCGACACGGCGATCAACGCCCTCAAGGCCGGCGCCTTCGACTTCCTGACCAAGCCGGTCGACCTGGGCCGCCTGCGCGAACTGGTGAACACCGCCCTGCGCCTGCATGCCGCCGAGGAAGGCGAAGCACCGGGCAGCAGCCGCCTGCTGGGCGAGTCGCCACCGATGCGCGCGCTGCGCGGGCAGATCCAGAAGCTCGCGCGCAGCCAGGCGCCGGTGTACATCAGCGGGGAGTCGGGCAGCGGCAAGGAACTGGTCGCCCGGCTGATCCACGAACAGGGCCCGCGCCGCGAGCGTGCCTTCGTGCCGGTCAACTGCGGCGCGATTCCCTCCGAGCTGATGGAAAGCGAATTCTTCGGCCACAAGAAGGGCAGCTTCACCGGCGCCGTCGAAGACAAACAGGGCCTGTTCCAGGCCGCCAATGGCGGCAGCCTGTTCCTCGATGAAGTGGCCGACCTGCCGCTGACCATGCAGGTCAAGCTGCTGCGCGCCATTCAGGAAAAGGCCATCCGCGCCGTTGGCGGCCAGCAGGAAGTGGTGGTCGACACCCGCATCCTCTGCGCCACCCACAAGGACCTGGCCGCCGAAGTGGCGGCCGGCCGCTTCCGCCAGGATCTCTACTACCGCCTCAACGTCATCGAGCTGCGCGTACCGCCGCTGCGCGAGCGCCGCGAGGACATTCCCCTGCTGGCCGACGTGATGCTCAAGCGCCTCAACGAAGGCATCGGCCTGCCACCGGTCAAGCTCGACGGCCCGGCGCTGGAGAAGCTCAAGAGCTACCGCTTCCCCGGCAACGTGCGCGAATTGGAAAACATGCTGGAGCGCGCCTACACCCTGTGCGAAGGCGACGTGATCTGCGCCAACGACCTGCGCCTGGCGGACGCCGCGCCGGCTGGTGAGAACGGCGACGCCAGCCTGGCGCAGATCGACAATATCGAGGATTACCTGGAAGACGTCGAACGCAAGCTGATCATGCAGGCCCTGGAAGAAACCCGCTGGAACCGCACGGCAGCAGCGCAGCGCCTGGGCCTGAGCTTCCGCTCGATGCGCTATCGCCTCAAGAAACTGGGCATCGACTGA
- a CDS encoding sensor histidine kinase: MPNSALAVRGPQGHRIFRLYHLYRLVIGVVLVLLVSANLDSELLELAHVPLFRGASWVYLTLNILIALTIHTPDRLLPVFAVALGDVMLLSALFYAGGGTPSGIGNLLIVSVAIANILLRGRFGVLIAAAAAIGMIYLTFYLSLNHPQASSQYVQVGALGALCFAAALFVQGLTRRLQVSERLAEQRAADVADLETLNNLILQRMRTGILVVDEQRRVLLANQAALGLLGQQNLAGKILDPHCTELVKRLQHWQENSSLRPASLQTLSDGPTLQPSFIALQRGGQRHILILLDDISQIAQQAQQLKLVALGRLTAGIAHEIRNPLGAISHAAQLLQESEDLHGPDQRLAQIIQDHSRRMNLIIENVLQLSRRRQAEPQLLDLKYWLHRFAAEFRSTAPASKVLHLAIEGSSIQTRMDPNQLNQVITNLVQNGLRHSAKLNPKGQVWLKLFRDPRSDLPVLEVLDDGAGVPADQLHHIFEPFYTTENKGTGLGLYISRELCESNQAHLHYQPREGGGACFRITFAHPRKLS, encoded by the coding sequence GTGCCCAATAGCGCCCTCGCGGTACGAGGCCCCCAGGGGCATCGTATCTTCCGGCTGTACCACCTCTACCGCCTGGTCATCGGCGTGGTGCTGGTGCTGCTGGTGTCGGCCAACCTCGACTCCGAGTTGCTGGAGCTGGCCCACGTGCCGCTGTTTCGCGGCGCCAGCTGGGTCTACCTGACGCTCAACATCCTGATCGCGCTGACCATCCATACGCCCGATCGCCTGCTGCCGGTATTCGCCGTGGCGCTGGGCGACGTGATGCTGCTCTCGGCGCTGTTCTACGCAGGGGGCGGCACGCCGAGCGGCATCGGCAACCTGCTGATCGTCTCCGTGGCGATCGCCAACATCCTGCTGCGCGGTCGCTTCGGCGTACTGATCGCCGCTGCCGCCGCGATCGGCATGATCTACCTGACCTTCTACCTGAGCCTCAACCACCCCCAGGCCAGCAGCCAGTATGTGCAGGTCGGTGCACTGGGCGCGCTGTGCTTCGCTGCGGCACTGTTCGTACAGGGCCTGACCCGGCGCCTGCAGGTCAGTGAGAGACTGGCCGAACAACGCGCCGCCGACGTCGCGGACCTGGAAACCCTCAACAACCTGATCCTGCAGCGCATGCGCACCGGCATTCTGGTGGTGGACGAACAGCGCCGCGTGCTGCTGGCCAACCAGGCGGCGCTGGGCTTGCTGGGCCAGCAGAACCTGGCGGGCAAGATTCTTGACCCGCACTGCACCGAGCTGGTCAAGCGCTTGCAACACTGGCAGGAAAACAGCAGCCTGCGCCCGGCCAGCCTGCAGACGCTCAGCGACGGCCCGACCCTGCAGCCCAGCTTCATCGCGCTGCAGCGCGGCGGCCAGCGGCATATCCTGATCCTGCTCGACGACATCTCGCAGATCGCCCAGCAGGCCCAGCAACTCAAGCTGGTGGCCCTCGGCCGACTGACCGCCGGCATCGCCCACGAGATTCGCAACCCCCTGGGCGCCATCAGCCATGCGGCGCAGCTGCTGCAGGAGTCCGAAGACCTGCACGGGCCGGATCAGCGCCTGGCGCAGATCATCCAGGACCACTCGCGGCGCATGAACCTGATCATCGAGAACGTGCTGCAGCTGTCACGGCGCCGCCAGGCCGAGCCGCAACTGCTCGACCTCAAGTACTGGCTGCACCGTTTCGCCGCCGAGTTCCGCAGCACCGCCCCGGCCTCCAAGGTGCTGCACCTGGCCATCGAAGGCAGCAGCATCCAGACGCGCATGGACCCCAACCAGCTCAACCAGGTCATCACCAATCTGGTACAGAACGGCCTGCGCCACAGCGCCAAGCTCAACCCCAAGGGCCAGGTGTGGCTGAAGCTGTTTCGCGACCCGCGCAGCGATCTGCCGGTGCTCGAGGTACTCGATGACGGCGCCGGGGTGCCGGCAGACCAACTGCATCACATCTTCGAGCCGTTCTATACCACGGAGAACAAAGGCACCGGCCTGGGCCTGTATATTTCCCGCGAGCTTTGCGAAAGCAACCAGGCTCATCTTCACTATCAACCACGCGAAGGCGGCGGCGCCTGCTTCCGTATCACCTTCGCGCATCCGCGAAAACTGAGCTGA
- a CDS encoding PP0621 family protein, which produces MGLFRLLFWIAIIFAAIWLWRRYVSASRQRQKATPPSDNPAPMVRCAHCGVHTPQQHAVQLAQRWYCSQAHLEQGPKPGAQ; this is translated from the coding sequence ATGGGCCTGTTCCGCCTGCTGTTCTGGATTGCCATCATCTTTGCCGCCATCTGGCTGTGGCGGCGCTATGTCAGTGCCTCCCGCCAGCGCCAGAAGGCCACACCGCCCTCGGATAATCCCGCGCCCATGGTGCGCTGCGCCCACTGCGGCGTGCACACGCCGCAACAGCACGCCGTACAACTGGCGCAACGCTGGTACTGCAGCCAGGCCCACCTGGAACAAGGCCCCAAGCCCGGTGCCCAATAG
- a CDS encoding outer membrane protein assembly factor BamD — MQVKHLLLIAILALTAACSSKEVLDENLSEAELYQQAQQDLDNGSYTSAVTKLKALESRYPFGRYAEQSQLELIYANYKNAEPEAARAAAERFIRLHPQHPNVDYAYYLKGLASFDQDRGIVARFLPLDMTKRDPGAARDSYNEFAQLTNRYPNSRYAPDAKQRMIYLRNLLAAYEVHVAHYYLTRHAYVAAANRGRYVVENFQETPSVGDGLAVMVEAYQRLTLDDLAATSLETLKLNYPDHPSLENGEFVPREEAADERSWLAKATLGLIESDVPPPPSQTQASQDVQRQYQEAVDQMPAELKSAEQGEEQQAPKRSWFSYMTFGLFD; from the coding sequence ATGCAAGTGAAACACCTGCTGCTGATCGCCATCCTCGCCCTCACCGCCGCCTGTTCGTCCAAGGAAGTACTGGACGAAAACCTCAGCGAGGCAGAACTCTACCAGCAGGCTCAGCAAGACCTGGACAATGGCAGCTACACCAGCGCCGTGACCAAGCTCAAGGCCCTCGAATCGCGTTACCCCTTCGGCCGCTATGCCGAGCAGTCGCAGCTCGAGCTGATCTACGCCAACTACAAGAACGCCGAGCCGGAAGCCGCCCGTGCCGCTGCCGAGCGCTTCATCCGCCTGCACCCGCAGCACCCGAACGTCGACTACGCCTACTACCTGAAGGGCCTGGCCTCGTTCGACCAGGACCGCGGCATCGTCGCCCGCTTCCTGCCGCTGGACATGACCAAGCGTGACCCGGGCGCCGCCCGCGACTCCTACAACGAGTTCGCTCAGCTCACCAACCGTTACCCCAACAGCCGTTATGCCCCGGACGCCAAGCAGCGCATGATCTACCTGCGCAACCTGCTGGCCGCCTACGAAGTCCACGTGGCCCACTATTACCTGACCCGCCACGCCTATGTGGCCGCTGCCAACCGCGGCCGCTACGTGGTGGAAAACTTCCAGGAAACCCCATCGGTCGGCGACGGCCTGGCCGTGATGGTCGAGGCCTATCAGCGCCTGACCCTGGACGACCTGGCCGCTACCAGCCTGGAAACCCTGAAGCTCAACTACCCGGATCACCCGAGCCTGGAAAACGGCGAGTTCGTGCCGCGTGAAGAAGCTGCCGACGAGCGCTCGTGGCTGGCCAAGGCCACCCTGGGCCTGATCGAAAGCGACGTGCCGCCGCCACCGAGCCAGACCCAGGCCAGCCAGGACGTGCAGCGCCAGTATCAGGAAGCGGTCGACCAGATGCCGGCAGAGCTGAAATCCGCCGAGCAGGGTGAGGAGCAACAGGCGCCCAAGCGCTCGTGGTTCAGCTACATGACCTTTGGTCTGTTCGACTAA